In the Bactrocera dorsalis isolate Fly_Bdor unplaced genomic scaffold, ASM2337382v1 BdCtg305, whole genome shotgun sequence genome, one interval contains:
- the LOC105232456 gene encoding putative inorganic phosphate cotransporter isoform X1, whose product MVTPSEKAPLFGIRHLQALLLFFNITVVYVSRLNVSVAIVAMTNANTTNPNFQEFDWNEQQKSYVLSSFYWGYVLTQFPGGYLSRRFGAKITILVATFASAVCSCITPAGVHLGGWPVFCVIRLLQGLFQGVIFPAIHDHLAKWSPLHERNLLGALSLSGTDSGTVVALASSGLIASSSLGWPGISYVSASLCFAWCAVWLVFAADNAPSSKFITPQECKYIETSLERNDDFHKQRIPVPWRAIFTSVPFLAFLVGRCAEAWGFTTLQSQIPSYMNGVLNMEIKKNGLFSALPYLTMWLSLYVYLVIANLLTRRNILSLTAMRKTINTISLWIPALLLIGIGFLDSSQTTLAIVLMTLNVGINGGSTIGSTLNSIDLAPNHAGILMGLSNTIVNIVPILSPLLVGVIVTDNHNRTQWQIIFAIAAVIFFLGNLFYIIWGTSETQPWNSVDFHQDKDAEKTVCKQVTLGKAVEHLENVQNEKKEEIGNKSSSVESTRL is encoded by the exons ATGGTGACTCCTTCGGAAAAGG cgCCTCTTTTTGGAATACGCCATCTGCAGGCACTGTTGCTCTTTTTCAATATAACTGTGGTCTATGTGAGTCGCTTAAATGTATCCGTGGCTATAGTAGCCATGACGAACGCCAATACAACGAATCCAAATTTTCAG GAATTTGACTGGAATGAGCAGCAAAAATCCTACGTACTCTCCAGCTTCTACTGGGGCTATGTGCTCACACAGTTTCCCGGTGGTTATTTGAGTCGTCGTTTCGGCGCCAAAATAACTATACTCGTCGCCACATTCGCCTCCGCTGTGTGCAGCTGTATAACGCCTGCCGGCGTGCATCTCGGTGGCTGGCCCGTATTTTGTGTCATACGGCTGTTACAAGGTCTCTTCCAAGGCGTTATCTTTCCTGCCATACATGACCACCTTGCCAAGTGGTCGCCATTGCATGAACGCAATCTTTTAGGAGCGCTTAGTCTCTCCGGCACTGATTCTGGTACAGTTGTAGCATTGGCGTCAAGCGGCCTCATTGCCAGCAGTTCGTTGGGCTGGCCTGGTATTTCGTACGTGTCTGCGTCACTATGTTTTGCGTGGTGCGCAGTTTGGCTTGTGTTCGCCGCAGATAATGCACCTTCCTCAAAGTTCATCACGCCGCAAGAGTGCAAGTATATTGAGACATCACTTGAGCGCAATGATGACTTTCATAAACAAAGAATACCAGTACCATGGCGTGCAATCTTCACTTCGGTACCATTTCTAGCATTCCTCGTGGGACGTTGCGCCGAGGCTTGGGGCTTCACCACATTGCAATCACAAATACCATCCTACATGAATGGCGTACTGAATATGGAAATCAAGAAGAACGGTCTATTCTCGGCACTACCCTACCTGACGATGTGGCTTTCACTATACGTCTACTTGGTGATAGCGAATCTGCTCACCAGACGGAATATACTCTCACTGACAGCGATGCGCAAGACGATCAACACAATCTCACTATGGATACCGGCACTCTTGCTAATAGGTATCGGTTTCTTGGACTCCTCTCAGACAACACTTGCAATCGTGTTGATGACACTCAATGTAGGTATCAATGGCGGCTCAACCATAGGCAGTACACTCAACTCGATTGATCTGGCGCCTAATCATGCGGGCATACTAATGGGCTTATCTAATACTATCGTGAATATTGTGCCGATCCTCTCGCCGCTACTTGTAGGCGTCATTGTGACAGATAAC CACAATCGCACGCAATGGCAAATCATCTTCGCAATCGCCGCCGTGATTTTCTTCCTGGGCAATCTGTTTTACATTATTTGGGGCACCTCGGAAACTCAGCCCTGGAACTCGGTGGATTTTCATCAAGACAAAGACGCAGAAAAGACTGTGTGCAAGCAAGTTACGTTAGGGAAAGCAGTCGAACATTTGGAAAATGTACAAAATGAGAAAAAAGAAGAGATTGGTAATAAATCTAGTTCTGTTGAGAGCACAAGACTTTAA
- the LOC105232456 gene encoding putative inorganic phosphate cotransporter isoform X2, whose protein sequence is MEKPPLFGIRHLQALLLFFNITVVYVSRLNVSVAIVAMTNANTTNPNFQEFDWNEQQKSYVLSSFYWGYVLTQFPGGYLSRRFGAKITILVATFASAVCSCITPAGVHLGGWPVFCVIRLLQGLFQGVIFPAIHDHLAKWSPLHERNLLGALSLSGTDSGTVVALASSGLIASSSLGWPGISYVSASLCFAWCAVWLVFAADNAPSSKFITPQECKYIETSLERNDDFHKQRIPVPWRAIFTSVPFLAFLVGRCAEAWGFTTLQSQIPSYMNGVLNMEIKKNGLFSALPYLTMWLSLYVYLVIANLLTRRNILSLTAMRKTINTISLWIPALLLIGIGFLDSSQTTLAIVLMTLNVGINGGSTIGSTLNSIDLAPNHAGILMGLSNTIVNIVPILSPLLVGVIVTDNHNRTQWQIIFAIAAVIFFLGNLFYIIWGTSETQPWNSVDFHQDKDAEKTVCKQVTLGKAVEHLENVQNEKKEEIGNKSSSVESTRL, encoded by the exons ATGGAAAAAC cgCCTCTTTTTGGAATACGCCATCTGCAGGCACTGTTGCTCTTTTTCAATATAACTGTGGTCTATGTGAGTCGCTTAAATGTATCCGTGGCTATAGTAGCCATGACGAACGCCAATACAACGAATCCAAATTTTCAG GAATTTGACTGGAATGAGCAGCAAAAATCCTACGTACTCTCCAGCTTCTACTGGGGCTATGTGCTCACACAGTTTCCCGGTGGTTATTTGAGTCGTCGTTTCGGCGCCAAAATAACTATACTCGTCGCCACATTCGCCTCCGCTGTGTGCAGCTGTATAACGCCTGCCGGCGTGCATCTCGGTGGCTGGCCCGTATTTTGTGTCATACGGCTGTTACAAGGTCTCTTCCAAGGCGTTATCTTTCCTGCCATACATGACCACCTTGCCAAGTGGTCGCCATTGCATGAACGCAATCTTTTAGGAGCGCTTAGTCTCTCCGGCACTGATTCTGGTACAGTTGTAGCATTGGCGTCAAGCGGCCTCATTGCCAGCAGTTCGTTGGGCTGGCCTGGTATTTCGTACGTGTCTGCGTCACTATGTTTTGCGTGGTGCGCAGTTTGGCTTGTGTTCGCCGCAGATAATGCACCTTCCTCAAAGTTCATCACGCCGCAAGAGTGCAAGTATATTGAGACATCACTTGAGCGCAATGATGACTTTCATAAACAAAGAATACCAGTACCATGGCGTGCAATCTTCACTTCGGTACCATTTCTAGCATTCCTCGTGGGACGTTGCGCCGAGGCTTGGGGCTTCACCACATTGCAATCACAAATACCATCCTACATGAATGGCGTACTGAATATGGAAATCAAGAAGAACGGTCTATTCTCGGCACTACCCTACCTGACGATGTGGCTTTCACTATACGTCTACTTGGTGATAGCGAATCTGCTCACCAGACGGAATATACTCTCACTGACAGCGATGCGCAAGACGATCAACACAATCTCACTATGGATACCGGCACTCTTGCTAATAGGTATCGGTTTCTTGGACTCCTCTCAGACAACACTTGCAATCGTGTTGATGACACTCAATGTAGGTATCAATGGCGGCTCAACCATAGGCAGTACACTCAACTCGATTGATCTGGCGCCTAATCATGCGGGCATACTAATGGGCTTATCTAATACTATCGTGAATATTGTGCCGATCCTCTCGCCGCTACTTGTAGGCGTCATTGTGACAGATAAC CACAATCGCACGCAATGGCAAATCATCTTCGCAATCGCCGCCGTGATTTTCTTCCTGGGCAATCTGTTTTACATTATTTGGGGCACCTCGGAAACTCAGCCCTGGAACTCGGTGGATTTTCATCAAGACAAAGACGCAGAAAAGACTGTGTGCAAGCAAGTTACGTTAGGGAAAGCAGTCGAACATTTGGAAAATGTACAAAATGAGAAAAAAGAAGAGATTGGTAATAAATCTAGTTCTGTTGAGAGCACAAGACTTTAA